The Cryptococcus neoformans var. neoformans B-3501A chromosome 7, whole genome shotgun sequence genome window below encodes:
- a CDS encoding hypothetical protein (HMMPfam hit to Exostosin, Exostosin family, score: 55.7, E(): 1.2e-13), whose translation MAPFQPPLRLLLLPLHKPRFLALLILPLIVLLYKNQLSNPPTLKAKVKEAHQGGSWEALTDVDDDWGTHEGIWGGDIKDWFGWKDKGRTSILITGGAGQLGQALIPQLINNYTVHVQDIVPRPPSLPSSIIYHRSSSTPPAEAYKSIFASNTFDGVIHLAGISLDVWCAAKEDECHEVNVGGTKALMNEVIAVNNKQFKRGKMWKNVRVPWVILGSTMEVFGPEGTNEDSPKHPASALGRTKMEAEQVFEEAILDSPDEEGIRGLILRFPEVYGYHSASSIPEAFIPSLLTNSLTFLPIQYSSNQIPYDLLHAEDAIIGFVKAISYIKGTPSGDVSTINLISGQRTPERDIVELVRKETTSMSPVRDIGDNRNPNAHEYFPAKAAEILDWRAEITPLVGLGKAITQLTGDISTYFRSYLHEHCPPSADFPAPDGDFAVPFIEDERNKPLWKLDGCTVNLGFNHEGWLHHLKCHDGKHCNVDDVKVTALNWNQSTFIIEKVEKKKRERIVRVMLKEQNGMGYLGMTQTEGEVGLELYKDPKEGQTVFDLEVRRDSSDLRLLVPDSEMQLHAVSNKTDGSTWFTVEPITRWVDPHFDMRISVLCCPFEGDWPLLLDDYESADVRFGSTGEIPFDSTRRSHLCTRAEQAVRYNFKHLSTARQAVSKVTGTAGHAFFNETGPKTDPHPHAWALKDLPPCWNDCESPTVCVQTGNCKCVQADHCKPRRENPLLKIYPSNSLHPDENTSPVGSLDGHSSVLAQAVEAVDWKDVLLPAARAALEAHPDFVKVHVADGYKGQEEIEAAPCHRLQETSCFSADSIMYKSLRHISVPADEAELVVLPVYQQCTGVQFLLHDAMQHASETIPGVKNEEKTVALVLTHDWGICIDSVWDIWSARDQHAFHPDRILNNVLVWSVMGDYDSPCYRPHQDVVVPARTCHTNTLRATFSNVGSIKPMGERLNLLTWSGTYEVAGKSERIRLTCGRGGAGDRELIKGGGKQSNFANGDYMNDLNNARFCPQPRGITGWSPQTNDAIYAGCIPVFISEGTHYPFADFLDWSKLSVRVAPTELDKIEKILAAIPLSKVEELQANLVSMREAFLYSGDEKPEEELERRGPMFFALHEAGMRIRTRYPVKEEE comes from the exons ATGGCGCCTTTCCAGCCTCCGTTGCGACTTCTGCTCCTCCCACTTCACAAACCTCgcttcctcgccctcctcatcctcccacTTATTGTCCTACTGTATAAGAACCAACTCTCAAACCCACCAACGCTAAAAGCTAAAGTCAAAGAGGCTCATCAAGGTGGTTCATGGGAAGCACTAACGGATGTGGACGACGATTGGGGTACCCACGAGGGCATTTGGGGAGGTGATATAAAAGATTGGTTTGGCTGGAAGGACAAGGGCCGAACGTCTATCCTTATTACCGGTGGTGCTGGTCAGCTTG GTCAGGCTCTTATACCACAGTTAATCAACAATTATACTGTCCACGTTCAAGATATTGttcctcgccctccctcTCTGCCCAGTTCAATCATTTATCACCGTTCGAGCAGCACCCCTCCTGCTGAGGCTTACAAATCGATCTTCGCCTCGAATACTTTTGATGGTGTCATACATCTCGCAGGCATATCTTTAGATGTCTGGTGCGCAGCCAAGGAGGACGAGTGCCATGAAGTCAACGTTGGGGGGACAAAAGCGTTGATGAATGAGGTCATTGCAGTTAACAACAAGCAGTTCAAGAGAGGAAAAATGTGGAAAAATGTTCGAGTGCCATGGGTAATCTTGGGATCGACAATGGAGGTATTTGGGCCTGAGGGGACCAATGAGGATTCTCCCAAACATCCAGCCTCTGCTCTCGGAAGAACGAAGATGGAGGCCGAACAAGTCTTCGAAGAGGCGATTTTGGACAGCccagatgaagaaggtatTCGAGGATTAATTCTTCGTTTCCCCGAGGTATACGGTTATCATTCTGCCTCCTCAATTCCAGAGGCAttcatcccttccctcctcacTAACTCACTTACCTTTCTTCCTATTCAGTACTCTTCAAACCAAATCCCTTATGACTTACTTCACGCGGAAGACGCCATAATTGGTTTTGTCAAAGCTATCTCTTACATCAAAGGAACTCCGAGTGGTGATGTGTCCACCATCAACTTGATATCTGGACAACGCACACCAGAAAGAGATATCGTCGAGCTTGTACGCAAAGAAACAACTTCTATGTCTCCAGTCCGGGATATCGGGGATAATCGCAATCCCAACGCACATGAATATTTTCCCGCAAAAGCTGCCGAGATACTCGATTGGCGAGCCGAGATTACACCCCTTGTCGGTCTGGGCAAGGCCATTACCCAATTGACAGGGGACATCTCCACTTATTTCCGCTCCTATTTACACGAGCATTGCCCACCTTCAGCAGATTTTCCAGCTCCTGATGGTGATTTTGCTGTGCCTTTCATCGAGGACGAGCGTAATAAACCTCTATGGAAATTAGATGGCTGTACAGTGAACCTTGGCTTCAACCACGAAGGATGGCTTCATCATTTGAAATGTCATGACGGAAAACATTGCAACGTGGACGATGTCAAGGTGACTGCTTTGAATTGGAACCAGAGCACGTTTATCATCGAgaaagtggagaagaagaagagagaaaggatcGTGAGGGTTATGTTAAAAGAGCAAAACGGAATGGGATACCTAGGAATGACACAGACAGAGGGCGAGGTTGGGCTTGAGCTTTACAAGGATCCCAAGGAAGGCCAAACGGTGTTCGACCTGGAG GTCCGTCGGGATTCTTCAGACCTGAGACTTCTAGTGCCCGACTCGGAAATGCAGCTCCATGCCGTTTCTAATAAGACCGATGGCTCGACATGGTTCACTGTAGAGCCGATTACTCGATGGGTGGATCCTCACTTTGATATGCGTATCAGCGTTCTCTGCTGTCCATTTGAAGGTGACTGGCCGTTGCTCTTGGATGATT ATGAGTCTGCTGATGTTCGATTCGGTTCTACTGGCGAGATCCCTTTTGACTCCACACGTCGTTCACATCTCTGTACCAGAGCCGAGCAAGCTGTTCGATACAACTTCAAGCATCTATCCACAGCTCGTCAAGCTGTTAGTAAAGTCACGGGCACCGCCGGCCACGCCTTTTTCAACGAGACTGGTCCCAAGACAGACCCCCATCCTCATGCTTGGGCTCTCAaagatcttcctccttgttgGAACGACTGTGAAAGCCCGACGGTGTGTGTACAGACCGGGAACTGCAAATGTGTACAAGCGGATCACTGCAAACCTCGACGGGAGAATCCTTTGCTCAAAATCTATCCTTCCAACTCGCTTCACCCTGATGAAAACACCTCGCCTGTTGGCTCTCTTGATGGTCATTCTTCTGTACTTGCCCAGGCTGTGGAAGCCGTGGATTGGAAAGatgttctccttcctgcAGCTCGAGCAGCCCTCGAAGCCCACCCGGACTTTGTCAAAGTTCATGTTGCCGATGGGTACAAGggtcaagaagagatagAGGCAGCACCCTGTCATAGGCTCCAAGAAACGAGTTGCTTCTCGGCTGATAGCATAATGTACAAGTCGCTCCGTCACATCTCCGTCCCTGCTGACGAGGCGGAATTGGTGGTACTCCCTGTCTACCAGCAATGTACAGGCGTTCAATTCCTGCTGCATGATGCAATGCAGCATGCTTCAGAGACGATACCGGGAGTGAaaaacgaggagaagacggTGGCGCTCGTCCTGACTCACGACTGGGGAATCTGTATTGATTCTGTATG GGATATTTGGTCTGCTAGGGATCAACACGCCTTCCACCCCGATAGGATTCTTAACAATGTTCTCGTTTGGTCCGTCATGGGCGATTACGACTCTCCATGCTACCGTCCTCATCAGGATGTAGTCGTTCCGGCTCGAACATGTCACACAAATACTCTTCGTGCAACATTCTCGAATGTCGGATCTATCAAGCCCATGGGAGAACGCTTGAATCTCCTTACATGGTCGGGGACGTACGAGGTGGCGGGGAAGAGTGAACGTATTCGTTTGACGTGCGGTAGAGGAGGAGCGGGCGATAGAGAACTGATCAAGGGAGGTGGGAAGCAAAGCAATTTCGCAAATGGGGATTATATGAATGATCTCAATAACGCGAGGTTCTGCCCTCAGCCTCGAGGTATCACCG GCTGGTCTCCTCAAACAAACGATGCCATATATGCCGGTTGTATTCccgtcttcatctctgAAGGCACCCATTATCCCTTTGCTGATTTCTTGGACTGGTCCAAGTTGTCTGTCCGGGTTGCACCCACAGAACTGGACAAAATTGAAAAGATCCTTGCCGCCATCCCTCTTAGCaaggtggaagagctgCAAGCCAATTTGGTCAGCATGAGAGAAGCGTTTTTGTACTCTGGCGATGAAAAGCCcgaggaggagttggaaagaagaggaccaATGTTCTTTGCGCTGCATGAGGCGGGGATGAGGATCAGAACTCGATACCcggtcaaagaagaagagtaa
- a CDS encoding hypothetical protein (HMMPfam hit to Cu_amine_oxid, Copper amine oxidase, enzyme domain, score: 252.2, E(): 8.6e-73) encodes MRAIALLYLLGTAFAVPSPKISNVKKPGHYHHPHRRDIVTNEVDASASSPTTSAPKDNIWNFLSNDEAAGIIAFLHSQTELNLTAVNDAGDWDNTITVVDLLPPNKTEALSYMDGNGTKPERWGIASLLCGATEEPYAQDLVVGPLPVSEVTIYYPYTYGTHAPDAKIRVYDMDDNSEFLSDIAMSMKDIISDILNATIDTADDLADTFDIWGIDPLWHQPDENGNDRVIYWAGFWRYPDSLQMENSTINFDGETLLPQGLYIQTDITGRDRSKWALMGILYGDDYYTSVDEFRAAWRKPGFKKFTPNYSGDWIGTDQTGDVMPFETEAPPMNVQPGGQRFKVDEDNKYVEWMDFSFYLTFTRDTGMRLYDVKFKGERIIYELGLQEAIAHYAGNDPVQSGTAYLDTYYGFGPYAFSQVPGFDMPLYAYCMNTSFHAAELSTSHRCGISIFEADQNYPIQRHSNMNYVSATKNIALTLRSISTVGNYDYNFDYNFYLDGTIETVVRASGYIQSAFYANNTEYGYQIHDSLSGSMHDHVLNFKVDFDIAGVENTLVKHIVEPKEIKYKWNNLTRSTMHLVRKEITNEDEGKMNWSHNGQEQVVIVNKDAPNKYGEPKGYKIMPSRGGSGMHLTITNSSNLFNSQGFATHQYYVLKRKDSELRASNAWNDYDTQHPMIDFSKYFDGEDIEQEDIVMYFNLGMHHVPHTGDLPNTVFSTAQSGMMILPHNYLLSDPSRQATQQIRIDYNVNSTTDVYSWASQAATGELDFSQITWDPYTYDGDVSVRKFPYDPQNPFNNTESIV; translated from the exons ATGAGGGCCATCGCTCTTTTGTATCTGTTGGGAACTGCCTTTGCTGTCCCCTCTCCTAAGATCTCCAACGTTAAGAAGCCGGGTCATTatcaccatcctcatcgtaGGGATATTGTCACCAATGAGGTTGACGCCAGTGCGTCCTCTCCGACTACCTCTGCCCCCAAGGACAACATCTGGAACTTCCTCTCTAATGATGAGGCTGCCGGTATCAttgccttcctccacaGCCAGACCGAACTCAATTTGACAGCCGTGAATGACGCTGGAGATTGGGACAATACCATTACTGTTGTTGACCTCTTGCCCCCAAACAAAACTGAGGCTCTGTCTTATATGGACGGAAATGGTACCAAGCCTGAACGTTGGGGTATCGCCAGTCTGCTCTGTGGTGCGACTGAAGAGCCCTACGCTCAAGACTTGGTCGTCGGTCCTCTGCCGGTTTCTGAAGTCACCATTTACTACCCGTACACTTACGGTACCCATGCGCCCGACGCCAAGATCAGGGTCTATGATATGGATGACAATTC CGAGTTCCTTTCCGATATTGCTATGTCAATGAAGGATATCATCTCCGACATTCTCAACG CTACGATTGACACTGCCGACGACCTTGCCGACACCTTTGACATCTGGGGTATCGACCCTCTCTGGCATCAACCCGACGAGAATGGTAACGACCGTGTCATTTACTGG GCTGGCTTCTGGCGTTATCCCGATTCTTTGCAAATGGAGAACAGCACTATCAACTTTGACGGCGagacccttcttcctcaaggtCTCTACATCCAGACCGATATCACTGGTCGGGACAGGTCCAAGTGGGCCCTTATGGGTATCCTTTACGGAGACGATTACTACACCTCTGTCGATGAATTCCGAGCTGCTTGGCGGAAGCCTGGTTTCAAAAAGTTCACTCCCAATTACTCTGGCGACTGGATCGGCACAGACCAAACGGGCGACGTCATGCCGTTCGAGACTGAAGCTCCTCCTATGAACGTCCAACCTGGTGGTCAAAGGTTTAAAGTTGACGAGGATAACAAATATGTTGAGTGGATGGATTTTTCATTTTACCTTACCTTTACCCGAGACACCGGTATGAGGTTGTATGACGTCAAGTTCAAGGGCGAGCGAATTATCTATGAGCTTGGTCTTCAGGAGGCTATTGCTCATTACGCTGGTAATGACCCTGTCCAGTCTGGGACTGCCTACCTTGACAC CTATTACGGCTTCGGTCCTTATGCGTTCTCCCAAGTTCCGGGTTTCGACATGCCTCTCTACGCCTACTGCATGAACACTAGCTTCCACGCTGCCGAACTCTCTACT TCTCACCGATGTggcatctccatctttgaGGCCGACCAAAACTACCCTATCCAGCGTCACTCGAATATGAATTATGTCTCCGCCACTAAGAACATTGCTTTGACTCTGAGAAGTATTAGTACTGTTGGTAACTACGATTACAA CTTCGATTACAACTTCTATTTGGACGGCACCATTGAGACTGTCGTGCGAGCTTCTGGTTACATTCAGTCTGCTTTCTACGCCAACAATACCGAATATGGCTATCAGATTCACGACTCT CTTTCTGGTTCGATGCACGACCATGTCCTCAACTTCAAGGTGGACTTTGACATCGCCGGTGTTGAGAACACTTTGGTGAAGCACATCGTCGAGCCGAAGGAAATCAAGTACAAGTGGAACAACCTTACTCGCTCTACTATGCACTTGGTTAGGAAAGAGATTACcaatgaggatgagggcaAGATG AACTGGTCTCACAACGGTCAGGAGCAAGTTGTTATTGTTAACAAGGATGCTCCCAACAAGTACGGAGAGCCCAAGGGTTACAAGATTATGCCGAGTCGAGGTGGATCCGGTATGCATTTGACTATTACCAACTCGAGCAACCTTTTCAACTCTCAAG GTTTTGCTACTCACCAGTACTATGTCCTCAAGCGCAAGGACTCCGAGTTAAGGGCGTCCAACGCTTGGAATGACTATGACACCCAGCACCCCATG ATCGATTTTAGCAAATATTTTGACGGAGAAGACATCGAGCAGGAGGACATTGTTATGTACTTCAACTTGGGTATGCACCATGTCCCTCATACTGGAGATTTGCCCAAT ACTGTATTTTCGACCGCCCAGAGCGGTATGATGATCCTCCCTCACAACTACCTTCTCTCCGACCCCTCCCGCCAGGCTACCCAGCAGATTCGTATCGATTATAATGTCAACTCTACTACAGATGTGTACTCTTGGGCTAGCCAAGCCGCTACCGGAGAGCTCGACTTC TCTCAAATCACTTGGGACCCTTACACTTACGACGGTGATGTTTCCGTTCGCAAATTCCCTTATGACC CCCAAAATCCATTCAATAACA CTGAATCTATTGTATAA
- a CDS encoding hypothetical protein (Match to ESTs gb|CF191858.1|CF191858, gb|CF191436.1|CF191436, gb|CF189947.1|CF189947; HMMPfam hit to AhpC-TSA, AhpC/TSA family, score: 233.1, E(): 4.8e-67) has translation MATYTLPQIQKPAPNFAGTAVKEGSFEEIKLNDFKGKWTILVFYPMDFTFVCPTEILAFNKALDQFAAVGAEVICVSTDSEFTHLAWSQTKRSEGGLGPDLKLTLLADRNHAAAKAYGVLLPEEGVALRGTFFIDPKGTLRAMHVHDLPVGRSVEETIRVIKAFQFTDEHGEVCPAGWEEGKDTIDTSAPSAYFSKQ, from the exons ATGGCTACCTACACTCTTCCCCAAATCCAGAAGCCCGCACC CAACTTTGCCGGTACCGCCGTCAAGGAGGGTTCTTTCGAGGAGATCAAGCTTAATGACTTCAAGGGCAAGTG GACTATCCTTGTCTTCTACCCCATG GACTTCACCT TCGTTTGCCCTACTGAGATCCTTGCCTTTAACAAGGCCCTCGACCAGTTCGCCGCTGTTGGTGCCGAGGTCATCTGTGTCTCCACTGACTCTGAATTCACCCACCTTGCCTGGTCTCAGACCAAGAGGAGCGAGGGTGGTCTTGGCCCTGACCTGAAGTTGACTTTG CTCGCCGACCGAAACCATGCCGCTGCCAAGGCCTACGGTGTCCTTCTCCCGGAGGAGGGTGTCGCCCTCCGAGGCACTTTCTTCATTGACCCTAAGGGTACCCTCCGCGCCATGCACGTTCACGACCTTCCCGTCGGCCGATCCGTCGAGGAGACCATCCGTGTCATCAAGGCCTTCCAGTTCACCGACGAGCACGGTGAGGTCTGCCCAGCCGGCTGGGAGGAGGGCAAGGACACCATCGACACCTCCGCGCCCTCTGCTTACTTCTCGAAGCAGTAA